A window from Mycobacteriales bacterium encodes these proteins:
- a CDS encoding type II toxin-antitoxin system prevent-host-death family antitoxin, which yields MAITASEARKHLFPLIEQVNEDRTPVEITSRRGDAVLLSREEYDALQETAHLLRAPKNARRLLESLDQALAGKREEHELQR from the coding sequence ATGGCAATCACTGCCAGCGAGGCGCGCAAGCATCTCTTCCCGCTCATCGAGCAGGTCAACGAGGACAGGACGCCTGTCGAGATCACCTCTCGCCGCGGCGACGCCGTACTGCTCTCCCGCGAGGAGTACGACGCCCTCCAGGAGACGGCGCACCTGCTACGTGCTCCCAAGAACGCCCGACGACTCCTGGAGAGCCTCGACCAGGCCCTCGCCGGCAAGCGCGAGGAGCATGAGCTTCAGCGGTGA